A DNA window from Prevotella intermedia ATCC 25611 = DSM 20706 contains the following coding sequences:
- the rpmB gene encoding 50S ribosomal protein L28, producing MSKICQITGKKAQIGCNVSHSKHRTKRSFDVNLFSKKFYYVEEGCWISLKISAAGLRTINKLGLDRALKQAVSKGYVDWKDIKVIGD from the coding sequence ATGTCTAAGATTTGTCAAATCACAGGAAAGAAGGCACAAATAGGTTGCAATGTGTCTCACTCAAAACATCGCACAAAGCGCAGTTTTGACGTAAACCTCTTCAGCAAGAAGTTCTACTATGTAGAAGAAGGCTGCTGGATTTCATTGAAGATTAGCGCAGCTGGTCTTCGTACAATTAACAAATTAGGCTTAGACCGTGCGTTGAAGCAAGCCGTATCCAAAGGTTATGTAGACTGGAAGGATATTAAAGTTATAGGAGACTAA
- a CDS encoding DNA adenine methylase, giving the protein MRYIGNKENILDKIYQILKDNGIEGKRFFDFFSGTTNVARFFKRKGYTVFSCDMLYLSYCLQKAYIENNQAPQFKSLLTTLPEANMLPLFPLPLERVLDYLDTIPP; this is encoded by the coding sequence ATGAGATATATTGGAAACAAAGAGAATATCTTAGATAAAATATATCAAATACTAAAAGATAATGGGATCGAGGGCAAACGTTTCTTCGACTTCTTTTCGGGTACAACCAATGTTGCACGCTTCTTTAAGCGTAAAGGATATACGGTTTTTAGCTGCGATATGCTCTATTTATCGTACTGTCTGCAGAAGGCATACATCGAAAATAATCAAGCACCACAGTTTAAAAGTCTTTTAACAACTCTTCCAGAAGCCAATATGCTGCCACTCTTTCCCTTGCCATTAGAGAGGGTTCTGGATTATTTAGACACCATTCCCCCATAG
- a CDS encoding DNA adenine methylase has protein sequence MYFSSENGKKIDAIRLQIEAWKQENLITESEYYILLSCLLETVSFYANVSGVYAAFQKRWDPRAVKPLMLRAIETIDNGKQNFVYNKDSLKLVEYVDVDILYLDPPYNERQYLPNYHLLETIAKYDYPVIKGITGMREYKDQKSSFCNKTTALKDLDKIASNANYKYLVLSYNSEGIMPQEEIIAILSKYGRVTLESFENLRFKSNNKGLSKTKKHIFEQLYILKKNE, from the coding sequence ATGTATTTCAGTTCTGAAAACGGAAAGAAAATAGATGCAATACGCCTGCAAATAGAGGCATGGAAACAGGAAAACTTAATTACAGAAAGCGAGTATTATATTTTATTATCGTGCTTGTTAGAAACCGTTTCTTTCTACGCTAATGTGTCAGGCGTTTATGCAGCCTTCCAGAAAAGGTGGGATCCACGTGCAGTGAAACCGCTTATGTTGCGTGCAATAGAGACTATCGATAATGGAAAACAGAACTTTGTCTACAATAAAGATAGCTTAAAACTTGTAGAGTATGTAGATGTTGATATTCTATACTTAGACCCTCCCTATAACGAACGTCAGTATTTGCCTAACTATCACTTGCTTGAAACAATAGCGAAGTACGATTATCCTGTTATTAAAGGTATAACAGGTATGCGTGAATATAAAGACCAGAAGTCGTCGTTCTGCAACAAGACAACAGCCTTAAAAGATTTAGACAAGATTGCTTCCAATGCAAACTACAAGTATTTGGTGCTTAGTTACAATTCTGAAGGCATAATGCCACAGGAAGAGATTATTGCTATACTTTCGAAATACGGCAGAGTTACATTAGAAAGCTTTGAGAATTTGCGTTTTAAGAGTAATAATAAAGGACTCTCAAAAACCAAAAAACATATATTTGAACAACTATATATTCTAAAGAAAAATGAGTAA
- a CDS encoding DNA adenine methylase: MLLFEEDTDERIGLQQIVSRHKYIGSPLNYIGGKGKLLPQILPLFPKHISTFVDLFCGGCNVGINAEAERVIFNDNLTFLIDLYKQFQCMSTEEVLSHITNRIKQFELSQTNSDGYLHLREKYNIERQALDLFVLIAFSFNHQIRFNNSHEFNTPFGRERSCFNEHMNKKLIGFLYAVHSKNVAFSCLDFKQFHFEMLNTNDFVYADPPYLITTGTYNDGKRGFTGWNEKEEKALLDILEQLNNRHIRFALSNVTEHKGRENKILKAWIAEHGFVVNRLQKSYNNSNYHTNNCDKGETVEVLVTNYSPEKR; the protein is encoded by the coding sequence ATGCTTCTGTTTGAAGAAGATACTGACGAGCGTATCGGACTTCAACAAATAGTAAGCAGACACAAATATATTGGTTCGCCTCTGAATTATATTGGAGGTAAAGGGAAACTGTTGCCGCAAATTTTACCTTTATTTCCAAAGCACATTTCTACCTTTGTAGACTTGTTTTGCGGTGGTTGCAACGTTGGAATAAATGCGGAAGCAGAGCGTGTTATCTTCAACGACAACCTGACATTTCTTATAGATTTATACAAGCAATTTCAATGTATGTCGACCGAAGAAGTACTTTCGCACATAACAAACCGAATTAAACAATTTGAACTTTCGCAAACAAATTCCGACGGATACTTGCATTTGCGAGAGAAATATAATATAGAACGCCAAGCGTTAGATTTGTTTGTACTGATTGCTTTCTCTTTTAATCATCAGATACGGTTTAACAATAGCCACGAATTTAATACTCCCTTCGGACGAGAAAGAAGTTGTTTTAACGAGCATATGAATAAGAAACTCATTGGGTTTCTTTATGCAGTGCATAGTAAAAATGTAGCATTCAGCTGTTTAGACTTCAAACAGTTCCACTTCGAAATGCTAAATACAAACGACTTTGTGTATGCTGACCCTCCTTATCTTATTACAACAGGAACCTATAACGACGGCAAACGTGGCTTTACGGGTTGGAACGAGAAAGAAGAGAAGGCATTGTTGGACATCTTAGAACAGCTGAACAACCGGCACATAAGGTTTGCTTTGTCGAATGTAACAGAGCATAAAGGAAGAGAAAACAAAATTTTGAAGGCGTGGATAGCCGAACACGGATTTGTCGTAAATAGACTTCAGAAGAGTTATAATAACTCTAATTATCATACAAACAACTGCGACAAGGGCGAGACGGTGGAGGTTCTTGTTACAAATTATAGTCCTGAAAAGCGATGA
- the dnaB gene encoding replicative DNA helicase, whose product MPEKKSNSAKSTRRRPAAPIDTSFGHLQPQALDIEKVVLGALMIDSDAFTVVSEMIRPETFYDPRHQKIYGAIQALNLHEKPVDIMTVAEELKRSGELEEVGGPAYIVELSSHVASSAHIEYHGRILAQKFLARQLIQFASMIETEAFDETIDVDELMQRAEGSLFELSQKNMAQEYTQIDPIVKQAHELLVKAAHNQENGGLTGISTGFTQLDKITAGWQPSDLVIIAGRPAMGKTSFALSLAKNIAIDSRVPVAFFSLEMNNVQLVNRLLSNVCSISGSKILSGQLDPSDWERFDNNIRKMEGAPIYVDDTPGLSVFELRTKARRLVREHGIKVLMVDYLQLMNANGMRFSSRQEEVSTISRSLKGLAKELNIPVLALSQLNRTVEQRDGIEGKRPQLSDLRESGAIEQDADLVLFVHRPEYYRIFQDEKGNDLHGKAQIIIAKHRKGATDDVLLSFRGEYTRFANPDEDSFMPAGLPNDFGGEIIGSKMNDDPLPPPDDRPPF is encoded by the coding sequence ATGCCAGAAAAGAAAAGTAATAGCGCAAAAAGTACCCGTAGACGCCCTGCCGCGCCTATCGATACATCGTTTGGGCACTTGCAGCCCCAAGCATTAGATATAGAAAAAGTAGTGCTCGGTGCATTGATGATAGACAGCGATGCCTTCACCGTCGTGTCAGAAATGATTCGTCCAGAAACGTTTTACGACCCTCGGCACCAGAAAATATATGGTGCGATACAGGCATTGAACCTCCACGAGAAGCCAGTCGATATTATGACGGTGGCGGAAGAACTGAAACGCAGTGGCGAATTGGAAGAGGTGGGCGGTCCTGCCTACATCGTTGAGCTGAGTTCGCACGTGGCATCGTCGGCTCATATCGAATATCACGGGCGCATATTGGCGCAGAAATTCTTGGCACGCCAATTGATTCAGTTCGCCTCAATGATAGAGACGGAAGCGTTCGACGAAACCATTGATGTGGACGAACTGATGCAGCGAGCCGAAGGAAGTCTGTTTGAACTCTCGCAAAAGAATATGGCGCAGGAGTACACGCAGATAGACCCCATCGTGAAACAAGCGCACGAACTGTTGGTGAAAGCAGCCCACAACCAAGAAAACGGCGGCTTGACAGGCATCTCGACAGGCTTTACACAATTGGATAAGATAACAGCAGGCTGGCAACCGTCCGACCTTGTCATCATTGCGGGGCGTCCTGCGATGGGTAAGACCTCGTTCGCCCTCAGCCTTGCCAAGAATATAGCCATCGACAGCCGTGTGCCTGTGGCTTTCTTCTCGCTCGAAATGAACAACGTGCAGTTGGTGAACCGCTTGCTTTCGAACGTTTGTTCCATCTCGGGTAGCAAGATTTTGAGCGGTCAGTTGGACCCTTCCGATTGGGAACGGTTCGACAACAACATTCGCAAAATGGAGGGCGCACCCATCTATGTAGACGATACGCCAGGACTGTCGGTGTTCGAACTTCGCACGAAAGCACGCCGCTTGGTGCGCGAACATGGTATAAAGGTGCTAATGGTGGACTACCTTCAGCTGATGAATGCCAACGGAATGCGCTTCAGCAGTCGTCAGGAAGAAGTTTCAACCATCAGCCGTTCGCTCAAAGGATTGGCGAAAGAACTCAACATACCTGTGTTGGCACTTTCTCAGCTCAACCGTACGGTGGAACAGCGCGACGGCATCGAGGGCAAACGACCACAGCTGAGCGACTTGCGCGAATCGGGTGCCATCGAGCAAGATGCCGACTTGGTGCTCTTCGTACACCGTCCCGAATATTATCGAATCTTCCAAGACGAGAAGGGAAACGACCTCCACGGCAAGGCACAAATCATTATTGCCAAGCACCGTAAAGGCGCAACCGACGATGTTCTGCTATCGTTCCGTGGCGAATACACACGCTTTGCCAATCCTGACGAGGACAGCTTTATGCCCGCAGGCTTGCCAAACGATTTCGGTGGCGAAATTATTGGCAGCAAAATGAACGACGACCCGCTGCCACCGCCCGACGACAGACCGCCGTTTTAA
- a CDS encoding translocation/assembly module TamB domain-containing protein codes for MRIRKSMKWLIAIVLAPISLFILLLVLLYLPPVQKWVVKKAMNYASEQTGTEINIDHVSLSFPIDLKLEGFTMLRPNDSIPQRRDTVADVRELIVDVQLLPLLKNKVEIDQLTFKGLKANTMNYIGDLQIRGNLERLHVVSHGIDLKNSTALLNQADIQGGFLDIALSDTMPKDTSKEKTIWKINIDKLNLYRTAFHLRMPGDTMVVGANFAKATVGGTAIDLYNNVYRVRQINWQGGSLAYDKTYEPKARHGFDAAHIALNKLNFGIDSLSYSDKGTSANIRAANFVERSGLTVRDVRTRFKLDSMRLYLQPLYLRMPESEIHSDIVMDLNAFADEKPGKIAVTVKGFVRKDDLQPFLASVPAKTLRAIPAKRINIGGTLQGNMRALTMRKLYIEMPQHFRVNANGRVANLQSTKNLRANLSINGNLHDIRFVKQLLPKSATRTIDIPKGIGFNAKVKARGTQYDADMFLYEGGGNVAVKGSYNTSSETYNVTARATNLQLQHFMPKSGLHPFTGIISAYGKGTDILNPKSSLRLKANIRQFRFGTYVLDGIGGDITMAGGTTTAHIVSTNRMLGGDFTYRGKLTDKLVDGHLRGWLRRVDLRQLGAMKEPYVVSVWADIDVRSNMKNNHYVSGPLRQLILTSEGRHGTQRLAAGDLDITASVSGAKTDAHLKGNLAYANLKGLGLMDKHYIVGTQANIAFRSERANHYTLEGYLGNLKLNEQRGEKDISLFDGDLNIHANMAGKRLNGSANGLIRHTDIYQLGLVDKPFASNFALNMEFDTDMADQLKVRGMLGNLQVQTADERFTPGDVTIDVLSRTDTTHAVIEGGDFVLSTDWRGSYKNVLKAGQNIATNLNKQIENKHIDQMAIQALLPVGRLKLVSGEGNLFSKLLAQQGYVFKTAEIDLTSSPAKGLNGNIFVDSLAYNDLRVDTLIIDLNTNQTGLNYSLQILNKADNNYPYKGLVYGSLFERGMDASLAVTDMNDKTALALSAQAEMKGQGINLSLTSAKVILGYKNFNVNKDNYLYIGRNRRLSAEMQLLADDGAGLHLYTEDSDSTALQNFTVSVNKFELSQLMKVLPFAPNLSGELNGDYHVVQTATDLTISSDMGIKNMVYELNSMGNVGAEFVYIPKGNGTHYIDAILSKDEMEIGKLSGTYDSRGKGSLDAEFTMDKFPLNYINGFVPDRIIGLRGTGEGTLTMQGPLNKLNVNGEVYLDSSYVFSEPYGIEMRFANDPVLIKDSRVEFENFEVFANNNAPLNIMGYLDFSDFDRMSTDLRMRARNFQIISAKENLRSEVYGKAFVDFDGSMKGLLSSLRLEGKMDVLGSTDLTYVMRDAQLATDNELENLVTFTNLNDSTVDVVKRPDIQGFSMKLGIGIDDQAHIVCALNPERSNYIDLIGGGSLTMQYDPTNGTRLRGRYTMNSGQMKYSLPIIPLRTFQIHEGSYIMFTGNPAEPILSITATERVRTNVSDGSGNGRLVDFDAGVRLTKKFPNPGIEFIIQAPEDQEMQGKLNTKGVGERSKLAVTMLASGMYLDGSNSATANTAMNGALMGFLQNQVNAITGRALNSMGVNITANMESTADASGSLHTDYTFKFSKRLWDNRLRIIMGGRVSTGSQMSEQNGAFFDNFSLEYRLNQKETQYLKLYYEREAYDWLEGNQGEFGAGFMWRRKLQHFKDIFRFKSNKEQPQERDSLIKFANEKKQ; via the coding sequence ATGCGCATACGGAAATCTATGAAATGGCTGATAGCTATTGTGTTAGCACCCATTTCGTTATTTATACTTTTATTGGTTCTTCTTTATCTTCCCCCTGTTCAGAAGTGGGTTGTAAAGAAGGCTATGAACTATGCTTCCGAACAAACAGGGACGGAAATCAACATCGACCACGTTTCGCTCAGCTTCCCAATCGACCTTAAACTCGAAGGGTTCACGATGTTGCGACCTAACGACAGCATTCCGCAAAGGCGCGATACGGTAGCCGATGTGAGGGAGCTAATAGTAGATGTGCAACTGCTGCCCTTGCTTAAAAACAAGGTGGAAATAGACCAGCTTACTTTTAAAGGGCTGAAAGCCAATACGATGAACTATATTGGCGACTTGCAGATACGGGGCAATTTGGAACGATTGCACGTTGTGTCGCACGGCATTGACCTTAAAAACTCAACGGCATTGCTCAATCAAGCCGACATTCAAGGGGGATTTCTCGACATCGCTCTCAGCGACACAATGCCGAAAGACACATCGAAAGAGAAAACCATTTGGAAGATTAATATCGACAAGCTGAACCTTTATCGCACGGCTTTCCACCTGCGTATGCCTGGCGACACGATGGTGGTGGGTGCCAATTTCGCAAAAGCCACAGTCGGCGGAACGGCTATCGACTTATATAATAATGTGTATCGGGTGCGCCAAATAAATTGGCAGGGAGGCTCACTCGCCTACGATAAGACGTATGAACCGAAGGCAAGGCACGGTTTCGATGCTGCACACATCGCACTCAACAAGCTCAATTTTGGCATTGATTCGCTTTCGTATAGCGACAAGGGGACTTCGGCAAACATTCGGGCAGCCAATTTTGTGGAGCGTAGCGGACTGACTGTGCGTGATGTGCGCACTCGCTTCAAGCTCGATAGTATGCGTCTGTATCTACAACCGCTCTACTTGCGTATGCCAGAGAGCGAAATCCACAGCGACATTGTAATGGATTTGAATGCCTTTGCCGACGAGAAGCCTGGCAAAATAGCCGTTACAGTAAAGGGATTCGTGCGAAAAGACGACCTGCAACCGTTCCTTGCATCGGTGCCTGCAAAGACATTGCGCGCCATTCCTGCGAAACGGATTAACATAGGCGGCACACTGCAAGGCAATATGAGGGCTTTGACAATGAGAAAGTTGTACATTGAAATGCCACAGCACTTCCGTGTGAATGCCAACGGCAGGGTTGCCAACTTGCAAAGTACGAAGAACCTGCGGGCAAACCTCTCCATCAACGGTAATCTGCACGACATACGCTTCGTAAAACAGCTGTTGCCAAAGAGCGCAACCCGCACTATTGACATTCCTAAGGGTATCGGCTTCAATGCCAAGGTAAAAGCGAGGGGAACACAATACGATGCCGATATGTTCCTATACGAAGGAGGGGGCAACGTGGCAGTAAAGGGTAGCTACAACACAAGCAGCGAAACCTACAACGTTACTGCAAGAGCTACCAACCTGCAGTTGCAGCACTTTATGCCGAAAAGTGGTCTGCACCCCTTCACAGGTATCATTTCGGCTTATGGAAAGGGCACGGACATACTCAATCCGAAGTCGTCGTTGCGTCTGAAAGCGAACATCAGGCAATTCCGTTTCGGCACTTACGTACTCGATGGAATCGGTGGCGACATTACTATGGCAGGTGGAACAACCACCGCACACATTGTTAGCACGAACCGTATGCTTGGCGGCGACTTCACCTATCGGGGCAAACTGACCGACAAATTGGTGGACGGGCACTTGCGTGGGTGGTTGCGCCGTGTGGATTTGCGACAGCTTGGTGCTATGAAAGAGCCTTATGTGGTGTCTGTATGGGCTGATATAGACGTGCGTTCGAATATGAAGAACAACCACTACGTGAGCGGACCATTGCGCCAACTCATACTGACGAGCGAAGGACGACACGGCACACAACGTCTTGCAGCAGGCGACTTGGACATTACGGCAAGCGTTAGCGGAGCAAAAACAGACGCCCACTTAAAGGGAAACCTTGCCTATGCCAACCTGAAAGGCTTGGGCTTGATGGACAAACACTATATCGTGGGTACGCAAGCCAACATTGCTTTCCGTTCCGAACGAGCCAACCACTACACCTTAGAAGGTTATCTCGGCAACTTGAAACTGAACGAACAGCGTGGGGAGAAAGACATTTCGCTCTTCGATGGTGACTTGAACATTCACGCAAATATGGCAGGCAAACGACTGAACGGCAGTGCCAACGGACTCATACGCCATACCGACATCTATCAACTGGGCTTAGTGGACAAGCCTTTCGCATCGAATTTTGCATTAAATATGGAGTTCGACACCGATATGGCAGACCAATTGAAGGTTCGAGGTATGCTCGGCAACTTGCAAGTGCAGACTGCTGACGAACGATTTACGCCTGGCGACGTAACCATCGACGTGCTTAGCCGTACCGACACCACCCACGCCGTGATAGAAGGGGGCGACTTTGTGCTGAGCACAGATTGGCGTGGAAGCTACAAAAACGTGCTGAAAGCAGGACAAAACATTGCTACCAATCTGAACAAACAGATTGAAAACAAGCACATTGACCAAATGGCAATACAAGCATTGCTGCCTGTTGGGCGACTGAAACTCGTAAGCGGAGAGGGCAATCTCTTCAGTAAGCTGCTGGCACAACAGGGCTACGTCTTCAAAACAGCCGAAATCGACCTCACGTCATCGCCTGCAAAGGGACTCAACGGCAATATCTTTGTTGATTCGCTTGCCTACAACGACCTGCGTGTCGATACGCTCATAATAGACTTAAACACCAACCAAACAGGGTTGAACTACTCCTTACAGATTCTAAACAAGGCGGACAACAACTATCCTTACAAGGGTCTTGTGTACGGTTCGCTCTTTGAACGAGGTATGGACGCATCGCTCGCCGTTACCGATATGAACGACAAGACAGCCCTTGCACTATCGGCACAGGCAGAAATGAAAGGACAAGGCATCAATCTTTCGTTGACTTCGGCAAAGGTAATCCTCGGTTATAAGAACTTCAACGTAAACAAAGACAACTATCTATACATAGGGCGCAACCGCCGACTATCGGCAGAAATGCAGCTGCTTGCTGACGACGGAGCAGGTCTGCACCTATACACCGAAGACTCCGACTCTACGGCATTGCAGAACTTTACCGTATCGGTGAACAAGTTCGAGCTTAGCCAGCTGATGAAAGTTCTGCCGTTTGCACCGAATCTGTCGGGCGAATTGAACGGCGACTACCACGTTGTGCAGACTGCAACCGACCTTACCATATCGAGCGATATGGGCATCAAGAATATGGTGTACGAGCTGAACAGCATGGGCAACGTGGGCGCAGAATTCGTCTATATACCAAAGGGCAACGGCACACATTATATAGATGCCATACTGTCGAAAGACGAAATGGAAATCGGAAAGCTGTCGGGAACGTATGACAGCAGGGGCAAAGGCAGTCTTGATGCAGAGTTTACGATGGATAAGTTCCCGCTGAATTACATCAACGGATTCGTTCCCGACCGCATCATAGGCTTGCGAGGAACGGGCGAAGGTACGCTTACCATGCAGGGACCGCTCAACAAACTCAATGTAAATGGCGAGGTTTATCTCGATTCATCGTACGTTTTCAGCGAACCATACGGCATTGAAATGCGCTTTGCCAACGACCCTGTGCTGATTAAGGACAGCAGGGTGGAATTTGAAAACTTCGAGGTTTTCGCCAACAACAATGCACCGCTGAACATCATGGGCTACTTGGATTTCTCCGATTTCGACCGTATGTCCACCGATTTACGTATGCGAGCACGCAACTTCCAGATTATCAGTGCAAAGGAAAATCTACGCTCCGAAGTGTACGGAAAGGCGTTTGTAGACTTCGACGGAAGTATGAAGGGACTCCTTTCGTCGCTCCGCTTAGAAGGAAAGATGGACGTATTGGGCAGCACAGACCTAACTTACGTGATGCGCGATGCACAGCTTGCCACCGACAACGAGTTGGAGAACCTCGTTACATTCACCAATCTAAACGACTCTACCGTAGATGTGGTGAAACGTCCAGACATTCAAGGCTTCAGCATGAAGCTTGGTATAGGCATCGACGACCAAGCCCACATTGTATGCGCACTGAACCCTGAGCGGTCGAACTATATAGACCTTATCGGTGGAGGTTCGCTCACAATGCAGTACGACCCTACGAATGGCACACGCTTAAGAGGACGTTATACGATGAACAGCGGACAGATGAAGTACTCGCTGCCTATCATTCCGCTCCGCACTTTCCAAATACACGAGGGCAGCTACATTATGTTTACAGGCAATCCTGCCGAGCCTATACTGAGCATTACAGCCACCGAACGAGTGCGCACCAATGTGTCTGACGGCTCGGGAAATGGCAGACTGGTAGATTTCGATGCTGGTGTGCGCCTGACAAAGAAGTTCCCGAACCCTGGCATAGAGTTCATTATACAAGCACCAGAAGACCAAGAAATGCAGGGCAAGCTGAACACCAAGGGTGTGGGAGAACGCTCGAAACTCGCCGTTACCATGCTTGCTTCAGGTATGTACCTCGACGGTAGCAACAGCGCAACGGCGAATACAGCCATGAACGGTGCCCTGATGGGCTTCTTGCAGAACCAAGTGAACGCCATTACAGGTCGTGCCTTGAACTCTATGGGCGTAAACATTACAGCCAATATGGAGAGCACTGCCGATGCTTCGGGCAGTCTGCACACCGACTATACCTTCAAGTTCTCGAAGCGATTGTGGGACAACCGCCTCCGCATTATTATGGGTGGCCGTGTATCAACAGGCTCTCAGATGTCCGAACAGAACGGTGCGTTCTTCGATAACTTCTCGTTGGAATACCGCTTGAACCAAAAAGAAACGCAGTATCTTAAGCTTTACTACGAGCGAGAGGCTTACGACTGGCTCGAAGGCAATCAAGGCGAGTTCGGTGCAGGTTTCATGTGGCGACGCAAGCTGCAACATTTCAAAGACATCTTCCGCTTCAAAAGCAACAAGGAACAGCCACAAGAACGCGACAGCTTAATAAAATTTGCAAATGAAAAGAAACAATAG
- the ispE gene encoding 4-(cytidine 5'-diphospho)-2-C-methyl-D-erythritol kinase, with protein sequence MIVYPNCKINLGLNVVRKRTDGYHDLETVFYPVPLTDKLEAVVGNGADGTCSLSLSGNPIEGNAADNLIVKAYNLLAADHRLPHVDFDLEKHIPSQAGLGGGSSDATYTLRLLNELCQLHLDSLTLQRYAARLGADCAFFVTAEPSFATGIGDVLTPMADECAHLKGLYLLVVKPSVAISTAQAFSFVKPQPPIIRCKEVVAQPIDEWHNRLGNDFEVSIFNIHPEIRSVKQQLYSMGATYAQMSGSGSAFFGIFNEAPTRLPAAFDGMFTYLCQL encoded by the coding sequence ATGATAGTATATCCGAACTGTAAAATAAACTTAGGTTTGAACGTGGTGCGCAAGCGTACCGACGGTTACCACGACCTTGAAACGGTGTTCTACCCCGTACCGCTCACCGACAAACTCGAAGCTGTCGTTGGCAACGGAGCCGACGGCACGTGCTCGCTTTCGCTCAGTGGCAATCCCATAGAGGGCAACGCTGCCGACAATCTGATAGTGAAAGCGTACAATCTGCTGGCTGCCGACCATCGTTTGCCGCACGTAGACTTCGATTTGGAGAAGCACATACCGTCGCAGGCAGGACTTGGAGGCGGCTCATCGGACGCTACCTACACGCTCCGACTGCTCAACGAGCTGTGCCAGCTGCACCTCGACTCCCTCACCCTGCAACGTTATGCAGCCCGATTGGGTGCCGACTGCGCCTTTTTCGTTACTGCCGAGCCTTCGTTTGCTACCGGAATAGGCGACGTTCTCACGCCAATGGCTGACGAATGTGCCCATCTGAAAGGTTTATACTTATTAGTAGTGAAACCGTCGGTAGCCATTTCCACTGCGCAGGCCTTCTCTTTCGTGAAGCCACAGCCCCCTATTATAAGATGTAAGGAAGTAGTAGCGCAACCCATTGACGAGTGGCACAACCGTCTTGGCAACGATTTTGAAGTGTCAATCTTCAACATTCACCCCGAAATACGCAGCGTAAAGCAGCAGCTTTACAGTATGGGAGCAACCTATGCGCAGATGTCTGGCAGCGGCAGTGCCTTCTTTGGCATTTTCAACGAAGCCCCTACCCGACTTCCCGCAGCCTTTGACGGAATGTTTACCTACCTCTGCCAATTGTAG
- a CDS encoding DUF4295 domain-containing protein, whose translation MAKKAVATLHEGSTDGRAYTKVIKMVKSPKTGAYIFDEKMVPNEAVKDFFKN comes from the coding sequence ATGGCAAAGAAAGCGGTCGCTACCCTCCACGAAGGTTCAACGGATGGTCGCGCATACACAAAAGTTATCAAGATGGTAAAGAGCCCTAAGACTGGTGCTTACATCTTCGACGAAAAAATGGTTCCTAACGAAGCCGTTAAAGACTTCTTCAAGAACTAA
- the rpmG gene encoding 50S ribosomal protein L33 encodes MAKKAKGNRVQVILECTEMKSSGMPGTSRYITTKNRKNTPERMELKKYNPILKKMTLHKEIK; translated from the coding sequence GTGGCAAAGAAAGCTAAAGGAAACAGAGTTCAGGTCATTCTCGAATGCACTGAAATGAAGAGCAGCGGTATGCCAGGAACAAGCCGTTATATCACTACAAAGAATCGCAAGAACACTCCTGAGCGTATGGAACTCAAGAAGTACAATCCGATTCTGAAGAAGATGACTCTTCACAAGGAGATTAAGTAA
- a CDS encoding DUF421 domain-containing protein: protein MIHLVQPYIDIALKLITGMIGILVFLRITGKAQLAQITPLDTVSAFVIGALVGGVLYNPDMSMWHILFALAVWTAFNMLVRFAMRSARLRHFIKGESVLLVKDGVINFKNFKRNSLEMEQFRLLLRQKGIFSMFDVDDVLFEANGAVTVLSPGNMSASFLLVNNGEIVESTLRQCDRTSAWVLRNIKRNGFNAPSELFCMEWTPNKGFYFVTYAGDVKRGEEEVAVDDTGDVV from the coding sequence ATGATACATTTAGTGCAGCCTTACATAGATATTGCCCTGAAACTTATCACAGGTATGATAGGCATATTGGTATTTCTGCGCATAACAGGAAAGGCGCAGTTGGCACAGATTACACCGCTCGACACTGTGAGTGCTTTCGTGATAGGTGCTTTGGTCGGTGGTGTTTTGTACAATCCAGACATGTCTATGTGGCATATTCTTTTTGCCTTGGCAGTGTGGACGGCATTCAACATGCTTGTTCGTTTTGCGATGCGGTCGGCTCGTTTGCGCCATTTCATTAAGGGAGAGAGCGTGCTTCTCGTGAAAGACGGTGTTATAAACTTCAAGAACTTTAAGCGTAACAGCCTCGAAATGGAGCAGTTCCGCCTGTTGTTAAGACAGAAAGGAATCTTCTCTATGTTTGATGTCGATGACGTACTTTTTGAAGCCAACGGTGCAGTAACCGTACTTTCTCCAGGAAATATGTCGGCTTCTTTCTTGCTTGTGAACAATGGCGAGATTGTTGAAAGCACATTAAGACAGTGCGACCGTACTTCGGCGTGGGTGCTTCGCAATATCAAGCGCAATGGCTTTAATGCTCCTTCAGAATTGTTCTGTATGGAATGGACACCGAACAAAGGTTTCTATTTCGTTACTTATGCAGGCGATGTGAAACGTGGCGAAGAAGAAGTTGCAGTCGATGATACAGGCGATGTAGTATAA